GATCCTAAACGCCGTTAGCTGCGGCGGGAGCTCGCGTTACCGTCACGAGCTCCGAGAAGAGGAGAAAGAAGAAAGAAGCTACGTCACGGTGACGACGGAGAAGAAGTCAACGGTCAAAGCCAATACGATCGCCGCGGCGTTGAATGGCGCAGCGTTCGAGGAGAAAGCGAAGAAGTCGGAGAAGCTCTGCGATCTGCTGAATCTTGCGGAGGTGGAAGCTGACGTGGAGACGAAGTGGAAGGAAGAAGCGCTCGACGCGTTGAAGCGCGTGGTCAGAGAGCTGCAGGCTGTGGCAGCGCGTGGAGTTGACGACGGCGGAGAATGTCGGAAGAAAGTAGCGGCGGCGAGCGAGGTGCGGTTGCTGGCGAAGGAGGATCCGGAGGCGAGGGTGACGCTGGCGATGCTCGGCGCGATCCCGCCGCTGGTTAGCATGATCGACGACGAGTCGCGAACCGCAGACGCTCAGATCGCTTCGCTGTACGCTCTGCTCAATCTAGGCATCGGTAACGACGCGTGAGTTCACTGTTCTTTTTACTACATTGTTTGATTTATTTTTTTTACTGTTTTTACTACATTGTTTGATGTCTTTCACTGTTTTCTTACGACATTGTTTGATGTTTGTTACTGTTTTTACTACATTATTGTTGTTGTTTCTGTTTATTTTTGTTTTTATGTGAATATTTTCGTCGTTGTTTGTTTGTTTGGGCGAAATAATTTATGTGTTTGTCGGCCAAAATTAAATTGGTTTCATCCTTCTTTTTACAATATGAATAGTGTGCATAATTTGAAGCATTTATTTCAATCATTTACCCATTTTTAGACCTTCCTTGATTCTGAAGTAATCTCAAAAACTTTTTTTAATTGCAGGAACAAAGCAGCTATTGTAAAAGCAGGTGCAGTTCACAAAATGCTGAAGCTAATCGAGTCTCCAAACACACCTGACCAATCTATCGCAGAAGCTGTGGTAGCTAACTTCCTAGGATTAAGTGCTCTAGACTCAAACAAACCAATAATTGGTTCTTCAGGAGCAATCATCTTCCTAGTGAAAACTCTTCAGAACTTGGACGAAACAAGCAGCTCACAAGCTAGAGAAGACGCGTTAAGAGCTCTTTACAACCTCTCAATCTACCAGCCAAACGTTTCATTCATCCTCGAAACCGATCTAGTCACGTTTCTCTTGAACACACTGGGAGATATGGAAGTGAGCGAGAGGATCCTCGCTATCTTAAGCAATATAGTGGCAGTTCCAGAAGGAAGGAAAGCGATCAGTTCAGTATGCGACGCGTTTCCGGTTCTGGTCGATGTGCTGAACTGGACCGACTCTCCCGGGTGCCAAGAGAAGGCCACTTACATACTAATGTTGATGGCTCACAAAGGATATGGAGATAGACAAGCAATGATTGAGGCGGGAATCGAATCCTCGTTGCTAGAGTTGACCCTTTTGGGAAGTGCATTGTCTCAGAAGAGGGCATCGAGGATATTAGAGTGTCTTAGAGTAGACAAAGGGAAGCAAGTCTTGGATAGTACCGGATCATGCGGAGCCTTATCCGCACCGATCTATGGGACTAGAGGTAACGGTTTGGACCATGAGGAAAGCGACTTGATGATGAGCGAAGAGAGGAAAGCAGTGAAGCAGTTAGTGCAACAGAGTTTACAAAGCAACATGAAGAGAATAGCAAAGAGAGCTAATTTGCCACAAGAGTTTGTTCCTTCAGAGCATTTTAAATCACTCTCTATAAGCTCAACTTCAAAGAGCCTTCCCTTTTGAGAATGTAAGTGTTTTCATCATTAATCATTACTTTCTAATTAAATTAAGTAGAGATTGTCACATTGATAATAAGTTTGGCCCTTTTGAATATGTAAGTGTTTCAGCATTAATCATTAATTTCTAATTAAATTAAGTAGAGATTGTCACATTGATACAGTTAACATAAGTTATTTTAGAACTGTGCACGTAGATTAAGAAATTATTAATTTTTTATATTTTCTAAACAAAAACATCATTAATTATTTACTTAATCACAAATCAACCAATAATAAAATATAAGGTATATTATCACTGGTTATATAACATTAAGTGTTAATAAATTTTACATAGAAAATCAAAAATGTCATATAATTTAGAACATAAAATTTTTTTTAAAACAACTTATATAAAAAAACGGAGAGAGTAATAAGTTTGGTTAACTTTCTTCACAAGGCTTTTTGATTCCATGCTCTGTCTCTCACTGACTGACAGTGGCATCTATTGTAAATTCATGGAAAATTA
This sequence is a window from Brassica oleracea var. oleracea cultivar TO1000 chromosome C1, BOL, whole genome shotgun sequence. Protein-coding genes within it:
- the LOC106322535 gene encoding U-box domain-containing protein 14, encoding MAKCHRNNIGSLIHDPPPTTSSGYHFRLWSTFSRSAFRRKILNAVSCGGSSRYRHELREEEKEERSYVTVTTEKKSTVKANTIAAALNGAAFEEKAKKSEKLCDLLNLAEVEADVETKWKEEALDALKRVVRELQAVAARGVDDGGECRKKVAAASEVRLLAKEDPEARVTLAMLGAIPPLVSMIDDESRTADAQIASLYALLNLGIGNDANKAAIVKAGAVHKMLKLIESPNTPDQSIAEAVVANFLGLSALDSNKPIIGSSGAIIFLVKTLQNLDETSSSQAREDALRALYNLSIYQPNVSFILETDLVTFLLNTLGDMEVSERILAILSNIVAVPEGRKAISSVCDAFPVLVDVLNWTDSPGCQEKATYILMLMAHKGYGDRQAMIEAGIESSLLELTLLGSALSQKRASRILECLRVDKGKQVLDSTGSCGALSAPIYGTRGNGLDHEESDLMMSEERKAVKQLVQQSLQSNMKRIAKRANLPQEFVPSEHFKSLSISSTSKSLPF